CAGCACACGATCACCCAGGACCTCCGATGCAACCTTTAGGAGAAATGTGCTATCGACCCCACCTGAAAAAGCGACCGCGACACTTCCGAATCTCTCAAGCGTCTCTTTTAATAATTTGAGCTTTGCTTCTTTGTTTGTCACGATAGTTAAAAAACATTAATGAAATATGAACGTTGTTAATGACCAATCAGTCAATAGATTGAATTCTTTGTGGATCTTTCGAATCGATCAGCATGAGATGTTTTCAATGGAAAAGAAAAAGAAGATGATCGGGAATAATGACAACTGATGAAAATTCGTGAAATACTGGCACAATTCAAGAAAGGAGAAATCAGCATCGAAGAGGCAGAGAGATTACTCAAATTGGATTTTCTTGAACGAATTGGCGATCATACGATCTTCGATCATGCTCGCGAAGCGCGTCGCGGTATTCCAGAGATCATCTTAGGCGAAAGTAAACCTCCCGAGATTGTGTCGGAGATTATTCGCAAGGTGATGGAAAACAAAAGGATCATCATCGTCTCGAGGGCGTCCAGAGCACACTTTGATGCGGTCGTCGATGCAATAGGATCAGAAGGAGTCAGATGGGAAGAAAGAGCAAAAATGATCGTAATTAATCGAAACGGGTTCTGCGCAAGGGAAGGGTTGATAGGAATACTCGCCGCAGGAACGTCCGATATTTCTGTCGCCGAGGAAGCTCGGATCGTAGCTGAGACGATGGGATGCCATGTCATGACTGCATATGATGTTGGGATTGCCGCTTTTCATCGTTTTGTTGATCCATTGGAATCGATGTTGAAAAATGGCTGTGATGCGATTGTCGTCGTCGCAGGAATGGAAGGAGCCCTTGCGTCTGTCGTTTCAAGTCTCAGCGATGTTCCTGTAATCGGTGTTCCTACATCAGTGGGCTATGGGATGGGAGGAAGAGGCGAGGCCGCACTTCTTTCAATGCTGCAGACATGTTCTCCTGGATTGGTGGTCGTCAATATCGACAACGGAGTTGGAGCTGGTGCTACTGCCGCTCTGATCAGCCTCCGGTCAAGACGTTTAAGGAGCGAAAGATCAGTTCGATAATATTAAATTGAAATTAGAATGCCGATTGTCAATTGATCGGATGAAATCTCGCAAAGCCGCACAGACAAGGGGACATGATTTAGCATGTTTAGCTGGTCCTTGAGAAAGGAAAAATTCAGAATTCGAGAGATGAAATCGCAGGATATCGAAAAGGCGAGAGAGATTGCACAAGATGCATGGTCCGATATGGCAACAAGAGATGTGGGACGAAAAGTCATCTATCCAATGAGATCCGAGAAGATCATCGAAGCTTACATCTGGAAGGAACCACATGGATGTTTTGTTGCCGAAGTTTGTGGAGGAATTGTCGGCGCAGCCTATTCGCATGCATGGGGTGGAATGGGATGGATAGGTCCGCTTGAAGTCTTACCGGAATTTCAGAATCGCGGGATAGGGCGCGCCTTGCTCTCGGAATGTGAGAACTTTCTGAGAAGGTCTGGCTGCGAGGTTATAGGTGTTGAAACGATGTCACATATTCCGAAGAATCTTCACTTCTATTTATCCCAAGGATATCGCCCAGATGCTTTGACCCTCATCGCCGAAAAACCCATTGTTGAAAAGCAACCACTGAACTTGGGAGAAGATTGTGAAATTGAAGAGGTCAGAAACGATCCAATGAGTATTAAAGAAGCGGTCAGGACGATTGGATCGAAAATATTTGCTGGCCTTGACCCGTTTAAGGATATCGACATGATCGTCGAAAAGAAATTGGGCTCGGTTTTTGTATGGCGCATGAAACGACAGATCCTGGGCTTCGCTTTGCTCCACACGTATTTGAAAGAGGAAGAGGGCGACTACGCATCAATTAGACTTGTTCTTATTGATCCAGACTATTCTGAATCTGAGAGAGCCTTCGATGCGCTTCTCAGAGCATGTGAAAACGAATCATTTATATCTGGTAAGAAGAGGGTTTTTGCGAGATTTCCTGTACTCAATAACATAATTTACAAGAAAATGGCAATGAATGGTTATGCGATTAAAGGGGCGAATATCAGAATGTTCAAGGGTCATTCTTTCAGTCAGAGAGGTGATTATTTCATTCTTTCACTCGCTGGCTGAGTCGATAATTAAACAATTTTCACAGACCTCGTCGCAAGAGTAAAATAAGTCGGATGTGAGTTAAATAGTGAGTATTCATGATTGGGCAGAAACTAATTATGCCGAGTCTATTCGAAGATCCAGTTTTTTCCATCGGGAAAAAATCATCAGGGTCCCTCTGCGTCTTGTGCAAAGGATCAAAATTGCTCTGCGGGAAAGAGCGATGCCCATTGATGCTCAAATTCTACTCGCACGCAAAAACCAGGAGACTCATCGATGGCCTCGATTTATTTGGTGATTCACCACCAGGCGTATTTGTCGGTCGACATGGATATCCAAAAGTGGACATTGGTCCCCTCGTCCCTCCGCTGTTCGGTGATACATCTGTCATGGATACTCCTGAGCTATGGGTTGGAAAAACGATTGACGAGATTGTTGATTTTCGATTTTCCCTTGTGAGGGGGAAATATAAAATCGATGTTACAAATACGAGTTCACCTGCAAGAATCGTTGATCAAACAAGGGAGCTTGCTCTTGCGATCAATCCAATCGGTGTGGAAGCTAAATTCGAAAAACCACCATCGGGTAAAATCGTGCTGGATGATGAGGTTCAGCCGTTCGGACCATCTGGAAAGCTGAAGAAACTCAGCATTGAAAATCCAAAATTCGATCAGAAGATTGAAAAGGCATTCTATGATACGGATTTGAGCGCTGTGGAGGCAGTAGTTGGTCTATATCAGCAAGGGGTTATGATATCTCGAATACAAAAGGCATTTAGCGTCGGGGCTTTTGGAATTGGAAGGAATAGAAAGTTTGTTCCAACCCGCTGGAGCATCACTGCTGTTGATGACTTAATAGGAAGAGCTCTTCTCGAAAAAACAAGAACCTACCCATTGATTGACGAATTCAGAATTTATGATTGGGAACAGCTCGACAATCGCTGGATCGTACTGCTACTTCCTACCACTTGGAAATACGAATTAATTGAAGCATGGTATCCAAATACCGCATGGAATCCCTCCGGAAAGCAGATTGAGATCATCAGTGATCACGAATTTTACAACGGGAGGAAAGAATACGCACAAATCGGCGGTTGCTATTATGCAGCGCGTCTTGCTGTCAATGAACTACTCGAGAAGGAAAGGAGACAAGCTGGAGCTGTAATATTTAGAGAAGCTCATCCGGGTTACATCATGCCTGTTGGTGTCTGGAATGTGAGGGAGAACGTTAGAATGGCTCTGAAACAGCAACCATTTAGATTCAGCACACTTAACGATGCTCTCAGATATGTTGCTTCTCGAATGGACATTCCGATCGACGTCTGGATGAGACACAGCGTAATTCTCAGAGACACGCTGCATCAGCGGAGAATCGAAGAATATGTATGACCTTTATTCGTTCGAAAATGGAAATCCGAATCGTGAGGTCAAATCTCTCGTAATAAGGGAGAGAGTATGCAAATCATCTCTTGTTCCATCGAAACTCCCTGGCTTGAATTATGCGCTAAATCCCTACAGAGGATGTGCGCATGGCTGCCTTTATTGTTACGGACCATCTGTGCTTAAAGTCAGAAGGGAATCATGGTCAGCTAAAATTGAAGTCAAAATCAATTTACCAGACATTCTAGAACGAGAAGTTATCAATAAGACCGGCGTTGTCGGAATTGGAACTGTGACTGATCCATATCAACCAATTGAACGCAGATACTGCATTACAAAGAAAAGTCTCGAGATCATTTCACGTTCGAATTTGAGAGCGAGTATACTCACCAAATCTGATCTTATTATTAGAGACGCAGATTTTATTGCCGGGATGGGCGGCGCCGAGGCGGGGATCACGATTACAACACTCAATGATGATTTTGCAGGTCAATTCGAACCGCATGCTCCTCCCCCATCCAAAAGAATTGAAACCTTGAAAAAACTCTCAGATGTGGGGATCGATACTTATGCGATGGTAGGACCGATATTACCTATCGTCACAGAAGATCAATTGGATACTCTCATCTCGGAGATTGCGTCGACAGGCACTAAACGTATTATGATTGACAAATTGCGGTTGAGGCCCGATATGACGAAAACACTCATTTCATGTGAAGTAATGAACGACCCTCGTTTTCGAGAGGAATTCTTCAATAAGATGCATTCAGATTCTTTTTATCAAAGGATTCAAGGAGAAATTTTCAAACTATGCAAGAAATATCAAATAAGTTTTGAAAAAGCATTCTAGAGAGGGACTTTGATTGATTCTTGACATATGTGAGTTAAATATGGCGATGAATCAACATTGATAAAAAACATGCTGGGTCAACTACCCTGTGCTGAGTCTAAAGCCCTCGCACTCTGTTTGACATAATCCCAGAAAATCATCTGCCAATGCAATACTTCATATAGAAGTACCAAAATACCGCCGCACAGGAGGCTACATAATGGCATATTCTATAGGGCAGGGTCAACCGATTATCGTACTTCGAGAAGGTACGGAAAGAAGTCGGAACCGTGAAGCACAGTCAAATAATATTGCTGCCGCGCGCGCCGTTGCCGATTCAGTTCGGTCGACCCTGGGGCCGAAAGGCATGGATAAAATGCTCGTTGACTCGATGGGCGATATCGTCGTCACCAACGATGGTGTGACGATTCTGAAGGAAATGGACGTCCAGCATCCAGCTGCGAAAATGGTCGTTGAGGTTGCGAAAACGCAGGATTCGGAGTGTGGGGATGGCACAACAACCTCAGTCATCCTCGCTGGTGAACTGTTGAAAAAGGCAGAAGCACTCCTCGATCAGAAAGTTCATCCAACGATCGTCGTCAACGGATATAGGATGGCTGCCGCAGAGGCTGTGAAGACACTAGAGAAGATTGCAATCGATGTAAAAGCCGATAATGAAGATCTACTCAAAAAGATTGCAAGCACCGCAATGATGGGAAAGAGCGTTGGTGGCCAAAAGGAAAAACTCGCTCAATTGGCCGTTCAGGCCGTCAAATCGGTTGCCGAAAATCGTGATGGAAAGACCGTTGTCGATATTGATAACATCAAGGTCGCTAAGAAAGTCGGTGGTTCGATTGCCGACACCGAATTGATCAGGGGAATCGTCATCGATAAAGAACGCGTTCACCCACGGATGCCAAAATCCGTTAAGAATCCGAAGATCGCGTTGCTAAGCGCAGCTCTGGAGATCAAGAAGACTGAGGTCGAAGCAAAAATCCAGATCAGCGATCCCACATCGATGCAAAAATTCCTTGACGAAGAAGAGGCAACGCTGAAGAAAATGGTCGAGAAGATCAAAGCATCAGGTGCGAACGTGGTTTTCTGCCAGAAAGGAATCGACGATCTCGTTCAGCACTATCTTGCCAAAGCGGAAATCTACGCAGTTCGAAGAGTCAAAGAGTCTGATATGGACAAACTCGCGAAGGCAACCGGTGGGAATATTGTCGGCAACCTTGATCAACTGGAGGTCTCTGATCTTGGAACAGCTGAACTTGTTGAGCAGAGAAAGGTCGGCGAAGAGGACATGACTTTCATCACTGGCTGTAAGAATCCAAAGTCTGTCTCGATCATCATTCGCGGCGGTACGGAACATGTTATCGATGAAGTAGAAAGATCCTTGCACGATGCGCTTCGTGTTGTCGGGGTGACACTCGAAGATGGAAAAGCTGTCGCCGGTGGTGGCGCTCCTGAAATCGAAGTTGCATTGCATCTTGCCAATTACGCTTCCTCCGTTGGAGGGCGAGAGCAGTTGGCTATTGAAGCTTTCGCTGGAGCCCTAGAAGTCATTCCTTGGGTGCTAGCGGAAAACGCTGGTCACGATGCAATTGATGTTGTTCTCAAGCTCAAGAGTGTGCACAAGAGCAACAAAAAAGGAGCGCAGTACTACGGCGTCGATTTGAACAGCACTGAACCTGTGAACATGCTCGATCAAAACGTCATTGAGCCACTAAGGGTCAAGACACAGGCGATTAAATCGTCGGCTGAAGTTGCAGGCATGATCTTGAGGATCGATGACGTCATCGCGGCAAAGAGGACTACGCCATCCGAGGCAGGACCGGGAGGCCAATACGGAGAAATGCCGGGTGGACCGATGGGCCCAGGGATGATGTGAGGGAATAATTCTCACATTTTTTTATTTCTTTTTCTTGATCTTTGTTTTTTTTCAACAAATCCGAAAGATTCTAATACAAACCAAAATGATTCAATCAATTAAAACTGGGAGGAGCTTCATGAAACAATGGTTTGTGCCTATTTCAATTCTTATGGCTCTTGCCTGCGTTCTTTCCATGTCAGTACCCTCGGTCGTTTCTGCGCAAGCCGAAGCACCGGAATGGAAAGAAGGAGATAGGTGGGCAATCGGGTCGAACTTCGATCTCGCTCCGAACTTGCAAGAGACTCAATCGGAGCTCGAAGAGTTTCTAGAGAAGGCTAATGTGACGCTGACGAGATTTGATTTAGAAGGCAATGGAGGTTCATGGATTCTAGGGGAAGTGACTGATGTCACCGACACCGAATACGAAGTTACAACAAAAGCCGGCGTCAAAATAGCGGCAGAACTGCATATCACTGTTGAGGGGGCCATGCCATCGGCCGGTACTTACAATGTTGGCAATCCATTGATCTGGCTCATGTCTGGTATGCCTGGTGTACCTAAGCAACAAAAAGAAATCAGTATTGATCTAGACGAGGATTTTGCCATTTTTGCTAGCGGAAAGTTAATTCTTGAAAAGGAAACACTGGCGATCAGGAGCATCGATTGGCAAATGAAAAGCAGTTCCACCATTGACTTCGAGGCCAAGAACATTCCTTCTCTGGAGACACAGGGCAGCAACATCACCATCACCTACACCGATTATGATATCTCACTACGCTTTGACCTAAATGTGAATATCAATGTTGCATTCGAACCATATCTCGATATCTACCAGTTCCCATTCGATGTAGGTGATAGCTGGTTGGTTGACTCAAATGCAACAGTTTCTGGAACAGTAAGCGGGTTCCTCGATATCAAAGGCCTGCCGGATAACGTTGAAGAAGAGATCTTTTCCGATGAATTCGTAGAGGCAACAGGTATCACAGATTTCCCAATAGAATTTGATAAGATCACAATTCACGATGAAAACGTCAATATTCATGACGGAATCATTGAGACCTTTGAAGTCCCGATCCATGCAGAGCTACACTGTATCGAAAAAAGAAGCATCCAGTTAGGCGATCTTGGAACGATTGAAGTATATGTCATTCAGATTGACGATAGTCACGAAAGGATTTATTATTCCAATGAAACCAAATTCCTCACCAAGGCAACTACAGACCTCGGGTTTATCGAGCTTCCATCAGAAATTCCTTACGATCCATTCCAGGGGACAGAAGTTGAAATAACTCTTGCTGATCCTGATGTTGCCGAGTCGCAACTTGAGCAAATTGCTAGTTACCAGGCCTCGATTTCTGAAGAAGCGATTGGTGGGGGAAATGCAGGCGGCTTGTCTAACTGGGTCACGCTTCTTGTGATTGCGATAGTGATAGCAGTCGTTATCATCGTTATCATTCTTGCATTCACTCACAAGAAGAAACGCTAAGCAGGCATCTTAAAATCTTTCTTTTTCCACCATAATAATTTTTTTTAAGAGTTTGGAAGAGATTCGCTCACAATTCTTATGTTTTACACAAGGAAATCTTCTGCTGCCCTTATGAAATGAAGGAATTGAATTTTGTTTAGCTAGTATCGTTATTTGCAATACAATTTTCGCTTAGTGATTAATTTACGATTTCGATTCTTCCTCTCTTTCCGCGCATAATGTCGATTCCAAAATCCGTGAACTTGACGAAGCAATTAATCAATCTCAACTTTGTACCCACTTTCATCTGAATTCTTTCTGGTAGCTCAACATCCTCATCCCATAGCACGAGACGAGCTCCACCAGTTCCGTCTTCAATCTCAATATTTCTTACTCTACCAGATGTGCCATCTAATTTTTTAAATTCCCTTATTCCAAAGATTCTGGTGACAATTGCTTCAACTGACACTTCTTCACGATCTTTCAGATTGGAAATACATTTCATATTCGTGATTAAGAGCCCTTCTTCATCGAGAATCAATTTTCGAAGGGCATCGTCATCTAACAAATTACCAAACTCGTGTCTTAGAATTGCAATTCTGGCATTGAGTTCTTCTTCATTCAACGATCGTAGGAATTGTTCAATGATTATTTAACGAGGTCTCTTGCGTTCGTTTAAATTATTAAATCTAGTAACGAAATAAATTAAAAAATAATAACAATCTAACGGATCAAATGAGGATACAAGCTATTGCGACAAATTCTTATACTATCCAAAGGAATATGTCTGACAATTGTCAGATACTGTGGATGGGAGCATCCGAGCCGGATATTGAATTGGACAATACTGGAGAGGATGTACCTGAGAGCGGCACTCTATGTTAGGGTATCAACAGAGGATCAAGCAAAGGAAGGGTTTAGCATACCCGCTCAGCTCAAGCGACTGCATTCTTATTGCAAAGCTCGCGGCTGGGAGATTGCTGGTGAATATATTGATAGTGGCTATAGTGGCCGAGACGTCAAACGACCCGCATACCAAAAGATGATGCAGGAAAAGGATAATTGGGACGTCATTGTTGTTCTAAAAATGGATAGAATCCACCGCAACAGCAAGAATTTTGCCACAATGATGGAGGATCTCAGGAGATGGGGGAAAGAGTTTAATTCGATGCAAGAATCCTTTGACACGACGAGTGCCATGGGACGATTTGTCATGGATATCATCCAGCGGATTGCACAGCTGGAAAGCGAACAGATCGGAGAAAGAGTAAAAATAGGGATGACCCAAAAAGCAAGGAAAGGGAAAGGGTATCTTGGCTTTGGAATACCCTACGGGTATGATTATCAGGATGGACGACTGGTCCCAATTGAAACAGAGCAACAAGTAATTAGAAAAATTTTTGAGTGGTATTTGGCTGGATTAAGTCTGAACGATATTTCGGAACGACTAAATGCCATGGGCATTCCTACGAAAAAAGGAAGAAGATGGAAGAAGGGGACGGTTGGGAGAATTCTTTCGAATCCCTTGTATTGCGGATTTATAAAATGGGATAATTTCATTGTCAAGGCACCACACCAAGCAAGTATCTCTGTTGAGCTCTTCAATGCCGCTCAGGAGATGAAACGGATTCGAAGAAGAACTACCGATTTGAAAAATGGTGATAAGATTGTCTACCTTGAAGAGGCGGGGATAGTAATTGACTAGAGTGGCGATTTACATAAGAGTTTCCACAGAAGACCAGGCAAAGGAAGGGTTTTCACTCGATGCTCAAAAAGAAAGGCTAATCGCGTATTGCGAAGCTCAGGGATGGGAAATTGCAGATATTTATTGCGATGACGGACATAGCGGAAGAAACACGCGCAGACCAGCTTATCAGAGAATGATGCAAGAAAAGGACAAATGGGATACGATTCTTGTTTTGAAAATGGACCGAATTCATCGAAACAGCAAGAATTTCATGATTATGATGGAAACTCTTGAGAAATGGGGTAAGAAGTTCGCTAGTATGCAAGAATCCTTTGATACATCAAATGCCGTTGGACGATTTGTTGTCGATATCATCCAGAGAATCGCTCAATTGGAAAGCGAACAGATCGGAGAAAGAACTTATATGGGTATGGTACAGAAAGCGGAGTCCGGCAAAGGTTTGCTCGGTTTTTATCCTCCTTTTGGTTATAGATTTGTCAACGGTCAGTTAACTGTTGTAGATGATGAGGCAGGAATTGTTCTTGATATCTTCCAAAGTTATCTTCGTGGGGAGAAAATGCGCGAAATTGCATGGCGTCTCAATAGGTATGAAATTGCAACGAGACGAGGCGGCCGTTGGACGGTTTGGTCGATCAGTCGGATACTTAGAAATCCCATATATGCCGGTTTCTTAAAATGGGATGGGCGATTGATGAAGGGGTCGCACACTCCTATTGTCCCTGTGAATCTTTTTAACGCCGTTCAGGAGATTATCGACAATCGCAGCTTTGCGAGAAGCAAGCGACAAGTTTGCAAGCTTCCTCAATGATTTTTTGCGCAATATATCATCATTTTGCCTTTTTACCTTCCTTGATCTTGTTTCCTTACATTCTTTATGTTGTCATGAGAAGGGGGGTTGAACAAAAAATCATCATTTTTAGTTGATATTCGGGAGACCGTCGTTGACTAAAATGCACATTTTTGTTCAACATCTATTTCCGACCCTCCTTACGATATACCCTTTGTGCGTTCGTTATCGTTTGAGATCGATACTTAACTCCCGTATAGATCAGGTTGATGATTAACGCCGTTTAAAGCGATAAGATTTTCACATCAATTCCTTTGAGTCGAAAGGAAGGCCTGTGGTTCTTTGCTCATAGTCCCACTCAGGGATGCTAAAATTGACGTAAATATCGGATTGTATGCGACCTAGAAAAAAAATCGAGTAAATAATTTTTTTATAAAACGGAGAGTCGTTGAAACTTCTTGTGTAGAGCTAGTCTGGATGTGCTGCATCTTATTTCTTGCTTCGTTTAATGTGTAGGAATAATGATAATGAATCAATGATTATGTATTATGCAATAATAGTTAAAACAATAACGCAACTGTATTTATAATTATTGAACCGATGTTTTCTTAACGAATTTGGATAGACAATGAGATATCATATCTAGAATAAGTCCAAGAAGAATTATCAGAGGTTTTGAAAGAACGCACAGATCCATTCCTTAATCACAAAAGAGATCTTGATTAGATTTAATTCTATGTGAAGAAGCACCGGATCATCCTATTTTCTTTATGGCCTTGTATTGCACTTGTTCTACAATGGGATCGCTATGTGGTAATTCGGATTGCATAGTATGACTTAATCTAAATTTATTTAATCTGTTACGTTATCAACGAATTTATTTTAGTTTAAAACTTAATCAAACGATAGACGAATTACATTATGATAAAGGGTACTTTTAATTTCCCGATGATGTTTATTAAATACTATTTACCTACTTTTTATTGACTTGTCATGAGTACCAATAAAGAAAGTGCCGATTGGACCGAGATCTACAGGCCAAAAACACTGAATGATATCGTCGGCAACCCGAAGGCAATACAAGAATTGAAAGAATGGGCACTTGCATGGGAGAACGGCCATCCAAAAAAGAAAGCCGCGGTGCTGATCGGTAGCCCAGGGACCGGAAAGACGAGCGCTGCTCTCGCCGTTGCGAATGATTTTGGTTGGGGACTCATTGAAATGAACGCATCAGACCAGCGCAATGCCGAAGCAATTCGAAAAATTGCGCTCAGAGGTGCAATGGCGGATACTTTTACAGATGAGGGGGAATTTCTCTCGTCCAAAGAAGGATGTTTAAAACTTATCGTCCTCGACGAGGCAGACAATATTTTTGGCAAGGAAGACTATGGCGGAATACCTGCGATCGTTGAGCTAATCAAAGTGACCAAACAGCCAGTCATCCTCATTGTCAACGATTTTTACGCGTTAAGTAAAAAAAGCGAAGTCATCAAATCGGGAACGAAACAGATCAAATTTACTCGTCTTCATCCAAATTCAATAAAAGCAGTGCTTAAGAAAATCTCGAAGGATCAGGGATTGAAAATCAGTGAAAGAGCACTTGAGTTAATAGCGGACAATGCAAACGGGGATCTTAGATCCGCGATTAGAGATCTACAGGCGATCACCCTTGGTAGAGCGGAAGTCACAGAAAAGGATGTTACCATCCTAAATGAAAGACAAATCATGAAGTCGATGTACGATCTTTTGATCGAGGTGCTTCATGGTACAAATCCTGATAGAGCAAGATCGATTTTTATGGAAGTAAATGAAGCCCCCGACTACGTATTGCTTTGGATCGATGAAAATATTCCACTCGAATACAAAGATCAGAACGATCTCTATCTTGCATATCATATTTTGGCAAGATCAGACGTTTTTCTGGGAAGGGTCAGAAAAAGGCAGTACTATGGCTTCTGGTCATATGCAATCGATCTAATGAGTTATGGTGTTTGCGCCGCAAAAAAGAAAAAATACAAAGAATTCGCAAAATATCGATTTCCACTTTATTTAATGAAAATGTCTCGATCGAGGGGCTTACGAACGGTAAGAGACAACATATCTGCGAAATTAGGGTCCATGTGTCATTGTTCCATATCAACGGCAAGGGATGAACTATTGCCTTATTTCCAATACATTTTTCAGAACGATAGAGACTTCAAAATAAGAATCGCTATCGAGCTGGGACTCGACGCTGAGGAATTGGCGTTCCTCTTGAACGAGAAAATCGACTCGCATCAGATCAAACATTTATTGGCGGAGATTCAAAAGGTTACTGATTTTGAGAAGAGGCCGATCAGAGAAATTGAAATTGAATCCTCAGGTGTTGCTGACGATCGTTCGATTGAGGATGAGCAATCCACTGAAGATCAGTCGACGCGGCAGCGTAGCCTTTTTGAATATTGAGAACATCAGTTGTTTGAAGGAGATGAGATCGGAACTTCTTGCGATTCTCGAAAAACAACAATACAAAGTATTCCGCGAGCATGCTGCTGTAAAGCTATGCCACTGGGTGAGAGAGAGCTTATTGCGCAACAGGTTTTGTTATAAACAGGAATTTTACGGAATCAAATCTCACCGGTGTCTGCAAATGACACCAGTCGTGAACATGTGTACTCAGAGCTGTCTGTTCTGCTGGCGCGTTCAGGGTTTCGAATCGTTCCCAGCTTCGTGGTGCGATCCA
This region of Methanomassiliicoccales archaeon genomic DNA includes:
- the larB gene encoding nickel pincer cofactor biosynthesis protein LarB yields the protein MKIREILAQFKKGEISIEEAERLLKLDFLERIGDHTIFDHAREARRGIPEIILGESKPPEIVSEIIRKVMENKRIIIVSRASRAHFDAVVDAIGSEGVRWEERAKMIVINRNGFCAREGLIGILAAGTSDISVAEEARIVAETMGCHVMTAYDVGIAAFHRFVDPLESMLKNGCDAIVVVAGMEGALASVVSSLSDVPVIGVPTSVGYGMGGRGEAALLSMLQTCSPGLVVVNIDNGVGAGATAALISLRSRRLRSERSVR
- a CDS encoding GNAT family N-acetyltransferase, translating into MFSWSLRKEKFRIREMKSQDIEKAREIAQDAWSDMATRDVGRKVIYPMRSEKIIEAYIWKEPHGCFVAEVCGGIVGAAYSHAWGGMGWIGPLEVLPEFQNRGIGRALLSECENFLRRSGCEVIGVETMSHIPKNLHFYLSQGYRPDALTLIAEKPIVEKQPLNLGEDCEIEEVRNDPMSIKEAVRTIGSKIFAGLDPFKDIDMIVEKKLGSVFVWRMKRQILGFALLHTYLKEEEGDYASIRLVLIDPDYSESERAFDALLRACENESFISGKKRVFARFPVLNNIIYKKMAMNGYAIKGANIRMFKGHSFSQRGDYFILSLAG
- a CDS encoding radical SAM protein — its product is MYDLYSFENGNPNREVKSLVIRERVCKSSLVPSKLPGLNYALNPYRGCAHGCLYCYGPSVLKVRRESWSAKIEVKINLPDILEREVINKTGVVGIGTVTDPYQPIERRYCITKKSLEIISRSNLRASILTKSDLIIRDADFIAGMGGAEAGITITTLNDDFAGQFEPHAPPPSKRIETLKKLSDVGIDTYAMVGPILPIVTEDQLDTLISEIASTGTKRIMIDKLRLRPDMTKTLISCEVMNDPRFREEFFNKMHSDSFYQRIQGEIFKLCKKYQISFEKAF
- a CDS encoding TCP-1/cpn60 chaperonin family protein, with the protein product MAYSIGQGQPIIVLREGTERSRNREAQSNNIAAARAVADSVRSTLGPKGMDKMLVDSMGDIVVTNDGVTILKEMDVQHPAAKMVVEVAKTQDSECGDGTTTSVILAGELLKKAEALLDQKVHPTIVVNGYRMAAAEAVKTLEKIAIDVKADNEDLLKKIASTAMMGKSVGGQKEKLAQLAVQAVKSVAENRDGKTVVDIDNIKVAKKVGGSIADTELIRGIVIDKERVHPRMPKSVKNPKIALLSAALEIKKTEVEAKIQISDPTSMQKFLDEEEATLKKMVEKIKASGANVVFCQKGIDDLVQHYLAKAEIYAVRRVKESDMDKLAKATGGNIVGNLDQLEVSDLGTAELVEQRKVGEEDMTFITGCKNPKSVSIIIRGGTEHVIDEVERSLHDALRVVGVTLEDGKAVAGGGAPEIEVALHLANYASSVGGREQLAIEAFAGALEVIPWVLAENAGHDAIDVVLKLKSVHKSNKKGAQYYGVDLNSTEPVNMLDQNVIEPLRVKTQAIKSSAEVAGMILRIDDVIAAKRTTPSEAGPGGQYGEMPGGPMGPGMM
- a CDS encoding recombinase family protein, with product MRAALYVRVSTEDQAKEGFSIPAQLKRLHSYCKARGWEIAGEYIDSGYSGRDVKRPAYQKMMQEKDNWDVIVVLKMDRIHRNSKNFATMMEDLRRWGKEFNSMQESFDTTSAMGRFVMDIIQRIAQLESEQIGERVKIGMTQKARKGKGYLGFGIPYGYDYQDGRLVPIETEQQVIRKIFEWYLAGLSLNDISERLNAMGIPTKKGRRWKKGTVGRILSNPLYCGFIKWDNFIVKAPHQASISVELFNAAQEMKRIRRRTTDLKNGDKIVYLEEAGIVID
- a CDS encoding recombinase family protein, with the translated sequence MTRVAIYIRVSTEDQAKEGFSLDAQKERLIAYCEAQGWEIADIYCDDGHSGRNTRRPAYQRMMQEKDKWDTILVLKMDRIHRNSKNFMIMMETLEKWGKKFASMQESFDTSNAVGRFVVDIIQRIAQLESEQIGERTYMGMVQKAESGKGLLGFYPPFGYRFVNGQLTVVDDEAGIVLDIFQSYLRGEKMREIAWRLNRYEIATRRGGRWTVWSISRILRNPIYAGFLKWDGRLMKGSHTPIVPVNLFNAVQEIIDNRSFARSKRQVCKLPQ
- a CDS encoding replication factor C large subunit, with protein sequence MSTNKESADWTEIYRPKTLNDIVGNPKAIQELKEWALAWENGHPKKKAAVLIGSPGTGKTSAALAVANDFGWGLIEMNASDQRNAEAIRKIALRGAMADTFTDEGEFLSSKEGCLKLIVLDEADNIFGKEDYGGIPAIVELIKVTKQPVILIVNDFYALSKKSEVIKSGTKQIKFTRLHPNSIKAVLKKISKDQGLKISERALELIADNANGDLRSAIRDLQAITLGRAEVTEKDVTILNERQIMKSMYDLLIEVLHGTNPDRARSIFMEVNEAPDYVLLWIDENIPLEYKDQNDLYLAYHILARSDVFLGRVRKRQYYGFWSYAIDLMSYGVCAAKKKKYKEFAKYRFPLYLMKMSRSRGLRTVRDNISAKLGSMCHCSISTARDELLPYFQYIFQNDRDFKIRIAIELGLDAEELAFLLNEKIDSHQIKHLLAEIQKVTDFEKRPIREIEIESSGVADDRSIEDEQSTEDQSTRQRSLFEY